CTGCCGCTGCTGCTGCCCAACGCCTGGGACGTCGCGTCGGCGCTCGCGTTCCTCGACGCCGGGTTCCCCGCGATCGGCACGACCAGCTTCGGCGTTGCCGCGAGCGGTGGCCACCCTGACGGTGGCCGGTCGACCGGGGGCGCGACCCGCGACCTCGCCCGGCTGCTCTCGGCCCTGCCCTGCTACGTCTCGGTGGACGTCGAGGACGGTTACGCCGACGATCCCGTGCCGGTGGCGGAGTACGTCGCCGGCCTCGGCGTCGCCGGCGTCAACATCGAGGACAGCACGGCGGAGCGGCTGATCGCCCCGCAGGCGCATGCGGCGAAGATCGCGGCGATCAAGGAGCGCAGCCCCGGCGTGTACGTGAACGCCCGCGTCGACACGTACTGGCTGGGTCACGACGCCACCGTCGCCGCGACGCTCGACCGGGCCAGGGCCTACGTCGACGCCGGTGCCGACGGGATCTTCGTTCCCGGTGCGTCCGACCCGGACGAGCTCGGG
This DNA window, taken from Streptosporangiales bacterium, encodes the following:
- a CDS encoding isocitrate lyase/phosphoenolpyruvate mutase family protein: MTFRELHDGELPLLLPNAWDVASALAFLDAGFPAIGTTSFGVAASGGHPDGGRSTGGATRDLARLLSALPCYVSVDVEDGYADDPVPVAEYVAGLGVAGVNIEDSTAERLIAPQAHAAKIAAIKERSPGVYVNARVDTYWLGHDATVAATLDRARAYVDAGADGIFVPGASDPDELGQLTAGIPVPVNVLVVPGLSLTQLAELGVRRVSTGSLPYRAAIDAAVEVAANVRDGRAAPSATPYPDMQARLVRFHELVTRRDA